The DNA window ctatatGAATGCATTATGTTCACTGGTAGAAACATCAAGTGACTGCTGTTGCACATTGGTAAAATAGTGAATTCAAGTTTTATGTTTATTAATTGATAGTATCTGTATATAACATCAAGTGACTATTGTTTGATGATTGAGGTATTGTTCTTGCAATCTGAGTCCATTATTTCTGTTGTATTGTTGCATTGTAGTACATTATTGTAGTATGAGTGAAGGCTGaatgtttattttctaaatgTACATTACTGGATTaatgttatgcattattaggttgatgttgtgcattatttaactatttctatgcattatatacCTGTTTCATGCATCAAGTgtctgctgttgtacatgagttaaagagtgaatggaatatttttatgtTCATAAGTAgcctgaatctgtacattatgtagctatttctatgtattatttatcatgttttatgcatcatttgactgttgttgtacatgagtctaagagtgaatgtaatatttttatatgttcattacttgagtgattctgttcattatttggctatttgaatgcattatttatcctgttttatgcatcacgtgactgctgttgtacatgggtcaaagagggaatggaatatttgtatgttcattacttgaccggatctgtacattatttagttattttagtgcattatttatcatggtttatgctttatgtgactgttgttggacatgggacaatgggtgattgcaatattcatggtgcatttgttgatttattctgaacattatttgattattaaaatgcattatgtatcagttttcaggcattattttgatgcttctgtacaagagtgtataagtgaatgcagtataactgttcacattattttattcagtttgtacattatgtaactaattgtatgttattattctgtatgttgtacggcatcaaagcagctaagattggacatcgatgaggcggtcgatgatatactgccagtaggaattgcccagaaattcCGAGAGCGATTATCAGAGGCCGGGACTAGTACAGCTCCGGAAGAGACGGAGGataggaaaccaaggggtaggaacgtcgaccatctgtattgtcgacgaacccctaccgagtttctgaattgtataaagagtttaactccacggcagaaggaagccgtcacggaacttgtacatgagtctatgagtgaatgcaatatttgtacattatttagctatttctatgcattatttatcatgttttatgcctCATTAgattgctgttgtacatgagtctaagaatgaatgcaatatttgtatgttcattaattGAGTggttctgtacattatttggttatttgaatgcattatttatcttgttttatgcatcacgtggttgctgttgtacatactagaccctagccccgaggcttgttaaacccttagggaaaacaagaaacgtgcgccaaacttcgaaacacgacacaacttaaattaaacgggtcaggataaatattcattccatattacaaataatgcatatacagaaactaaactacgcattatactataccaaaatgtacattatgtatgtctgttttaaaaaatacctatgcgctatgcatgtgcaacccgagatgaattactgcagctcgtgtatttggacaacttttttagacttagaacatactacaccctagcccctaggcttgttaaacccttagggaaaacaagaaacgtgcgtaaaacatcgaaacacggcacaacctaaattaaacgggtacggataaatgttcattacataccacaaataatgcattaatgaaactaaactacgcattacactacacaatatgtacattatgtatatctgttttaaaaaatacctacgtgttatgcatgtgcaaccctagacgaattactccagctcgtgtatttggacaacgttttttagacttagaacatactacaccctagcccctaggcttgtcaaacccttagggaaaacaagaaacgttcgccaaacaacgacGCACGGCAcatggatgactacttcacatggttcatggttttgatttatggttttttgttttcctttggatttggccatcatccttgttattattttgatgtgtaGCTTTGGTATGTTTGTTTTCTcgttagttagatggttagtacccggtctgtggggataccatagtagctttgttagctcttgtgatttgtatctctcgtgtggaccgagtcacttttgggcttggttGATGTATGAtcttttgatgatttttgatatagacaggttgggggtcagccgtaaccccccgccgtgatggtgtttgaggaaaaaaaaacgaCACActgcacaacttaaattaaactggcCAGGATAAaagttcattacatatcacaaataatgcttatagaatctaaactacgcattatactatacaaaatatacattatgtgcaaccccagacgaattactgcagctcgtgtatttggacaacattttttagacttagaacatactacaccctagcccctaggcttgttaaacccttagggaaaacaagaaccgtgcgccaaacatcgaaacacgacacaacttaaattaaacgcgttagtataaatgttcattacatatcacaaataatgcattacagaaactaaactacgcattatactatacaatatgtacattatgtgtacatTATGTGGATCGACGACCGAGTTCACGTTCACCAGCACTTCAAAGTCCCCGAGTTGAACCATTAAACTCACCAGCGCAACCTCTTCTACCGCTGCGTTCTCTACCTCACCTCCCTCCCGTCGCTCGAGGACTCCGTTTCACCAACCTCTCCGCCGGCAAAAAATCAAACGACATCGTTTTATCGCTCGACGACAATCAGACGATCCACGACGATTTCCATTGTTGAATAAACAATACAGGAACAACGTTTTTTTAGTAATCAATACaggaacaaataaaaatgaaaacaaaacacgAATGCTACAAGAACAACGCTTTTTTacgagaaaaaaaaatcgtaaGAATTTTCTTTCTAATGTCTTCAACAGAGAATGTTTTCAACGGAGAAGAGAGAATTAAAGTTTTGGAGAGGGAAGAAAGATTCGATTAATTCCAGTAGAAAAACCGCTGAGATCTTTTGAGGGAGAAAATCAAGCAACTTACCATAAACTGTAGAAGGCGATGATCACCGTAGGAGAGAGAGAATAAGATTGTCGTGTACAACTACTGACTGCTATATCTCTCAATAAATGGTTATGGGACAAGAAAAATAATAGTGTAGACGTATAAACTGTAAAAAATGATGATCATTGTGGGATAAAGACATTAATATTGGCGTGTAATCTTTGAAGAATATGCAGAAAAGTTTCAACGGATTTTGGAAAAAGATTGATGGAGGAGATCATGGAAGATACCATAACTGAAAATTATTCCTATACCAAAATTAACCTTTtcctattattttaataatttgaatAATCATAATCTGCTTAATTTTCGTCCATAAGATCATCAAAATCGTAGGGCTAGGATTTAGAAGGAAAAAGAACAATAattagaaaaaggaaatgaatacatccatatatatatggCATAATATGagaaaattttcacataaaagaGTATTTGCCCAATTTTTACTTTGTAGAAAAAGGaacaatttatttatcttcATATCAATGTGatagtttaaataaaatgaataaaaaaatttctgTTAATATACCATAAATGATTGTTATATCTAAAATTTTATTGtgaatcttttttaaaaaactgTGAATATTCATGTAGAAAATCAATTGCACATtttaaacaatataaataaataagaaaatttgtAATTGTATAATTGTCCACCTATAATTGTTAATAGGGTTAAATTAGTcacaaaaatatgtaattaatgaTGCTATCAATTAAAACTAATTTTATCGTATCCTATTTAAATTTGAAGGGCATTTTGTGtatacaatttttgttaatttatctttattctaaAAAGAAATACTTTATTGATAAAGCAGTAGCTAATTTAATCCAAAATTCTTTGACATGATATTAAACAAGTTCCTTAAATCGGTCTTAAATTCTAGAATGTTGTAACCAAATTTGAAATGGTGTCTTCCCCAATAAATGACGGTTTCATTGTAAATCTCCACGTTTTTTACTCCAATTTCCATTTCTGATAAAAAAACACCATAACTGCTCCCCTCCATCAAATACAAATCCCCACTTTCCACCACCGCCGCGACGAAGGAGGAATGAGCTCCGCCTCCACACTGATCGGCTGCGGAATGAGAAACATCACCTCATGCCTCTTCTCTCGCTGTCTACGCTTcggtaatttttaatttcactatAAGATGATCGAATTCAATCGCTTACTGTTTCGACTTTGTGTTTGCTTTACACAGAGGAAAAAAAATCCAATTGCATATCGCCGGAAAACTCGAGCGGCAGCATAGTTTTCGACTTCACCGGCCGCCGCCCTGCGAAAATAAGCCCCGAAAATATGGTCCTCGACGAAGAAGATTACCTAGTTTTCCTCTTCAGGGAAGATGGAGCAATTGATCTCGTAAACAGCGGCGACTGCGACGAAGATGAAAATTTAACATATGCTCATATTGTAACGGTACAGTTTAATATTTACCGTTACAATATGAAAAGATTggagtaaaatatttttatgaggCTAATttagaaatgttttttttttgtttaatttgtcTTCACAGGGAGAAGAGAAAGAGAGCAAAGATGAATTGGAGAATTGTGATTCTAATATTTCAGATACAAGCTCGGAATCTTTTTCCTTTCCAATGTGAGTCCAAAATTTTTACCAACAAATTATGAAAATTGGTATTTGaattttgtatatatgtttagttttatttaattttattgaataatGTAGATTGAAAATTGAGGAATGGATGGGGAGTCCAGTTTACATGCCCAAGCAGGAAAAACAAGGTGTTCGTCTACATTGCTGTAGATTCTAACTTCAAGAAGTAGTATTTTAAAATCTCTCTTTGTTTGATCAGTTTAGATTTGATAATAATCGTTATTCGATATTTATACATTGGAATGAGAATAttgattttgtgtttttattatttACGTTATAATAATCGTTATTCGATATTTAGGTCGTTAGTTTATTTTTAAGTTATTATAGTAAAGATGATCTAAAAtcaaatgatcttaacatgaacTCAAACtcgaattttataatatgagtcatatgacctaaaattgtttAATGATACTTAATTGCTGACCATTAGATTGACAAATCTCATGGTCGGGATTTGGTATgaattttgtattgagatcaatttttgtattcatcattttcctattttatCATGTTTAAAATATACGCTTCACAATtataatgattaaaataattatattaaggTTATTATTTTGTtctcaataaataaaatattaagcaattattaatataattttaaattgttgaatataccattattattattttatcaattaaaaattCTTACTTGACTTGTCTTCTTAAGACAATAgtaatgaatttaattattaaatacaAATTCAAGATTCGAATAACTTTGATATCTATCTGgactaaatttaattaaataaatattaattcgAGATAACAACTTTGATATTTATGGTAATAATATCTTATAAATCACACCGCACTTACTATTGTTTTGTCTCAAGAATTAAAAACCTAGGCACGGTAACTCAGAATTAGTAGAAGAATAAAGAGTTACCGCtgtaaaatattactccctccgtttcatagtaatagggccgtttcatagtaatagggtcattttgtcattttggtacgttccatagtaatagagttatttctctttttagtaaaagtaaaCACATTTCTCCACACCTCTCTTAccttctctcttcatctctctaccttttcattttccactttattcttcttttacttaactcacctaacacaattttttcttaatctcagtgccgaaaagaaatgtctccattactatggaacggaacTCCATTGATATTGCTGTTGTCATAACTACATGCTGCTTACGTCATCATCTCTTCCGATAGCATCTACAGTGTATGATGCTCTTCAACTGATTATCTCTTTCCCTTTTCTATTCCtactttctttctatttgtgtTTTTACCATAGTttgattcaatttaattagccGTATTACTATTGGTGCCGTGTATTGGATATAATTGCTAATGAATTTTA is part of the Salvia splendens isolate huo1 chromosome 22, SspV2, whole genome shotgun sequence genome and encodes:
- the LOC121786671 gene encoding uncharacterized protein LOC121786671, with product MSSASTLIGCGMRNITSCLFSRCLRFEEKKSNCISPENSSGSIVFDFTGRRPAKISPENMVLDEEDYLVFLFREDGAIDLVNSGDCDEDENLTYAHIVTGEEKESKDELENCDSNISDTSSESFSFPILKIEEWMGSPVYMPKQEKQGVRLHCCRF